The following nucleotide sequence is from Aedes aegypti strain LVP_AGWG chromosome 3, AaegL5.0 Primary Assembly, whole genome shotgun sequence.
tagtttcaaatgacgaaaacagttgatgttttatacgcctatgaatgatgattgcaaatcccccacatgtcccatcaagtcgatcattacgataaacaaaaaagttaggaccgtaatccggggtaacattgatcagcggggtaaaattgatcgcaatgaccttCTTCGTATAAAGCTCgaatcaagatttattgatgaaatattttcaatgcacgAGTGGTGATTGTCTTTCTTCTATTCATGAGCTAACAAACAAtgaggtttttgcgaaaattaagTTGTGTTCATGTgtaaattttctaatttttggaaacaatgattttcttGATTATGCATGACACCatcaaagaatcatgtctcacatgagttctgaaaacgttatgagcaagaaaaatgcggttgttactaaaaatgacatcgccgaaaacgattccgttgtcaaaactttcataaatatgttcaaaatagcataattcacaaattactgCAAAGCGTgcaaaatttccttaggaaattgcatacctttaggcgtattctacaatccaaggtgtttttaattttgaaataacttaaaaggtaaatgacttgtaagagtttggcctacatattcggcttcagggaccacgattttagtaagtaatgatattttcaatattaccgatcgATGTTTTCATgcgtgatcaatgttaccccatatcagctaaataaaaaaatcacttaaaacatttttttaaacatgctttaaactttcagaaaacaaaatacagtacatagacacgagcaatgggtgccagtacttgttttaaaaatataaatattcaaaaaaaaatgatcaatgttaccccggattacgggaCTTTTttcagtttggatccaggtttcagtaataactgctatatgcacgttattagccgtaagaaaattaaacagctcgtcctctttaccattcgaagaacgagcattccaatttaaaatatgtaaattattatttattggatccattagaaaaacgtaatccaataacaatttgatttgtaaattttacaccaacttggactgcttcagtcatagtggtggctttgaacattgcatcaatcataagattcaattgttcagttagaaaattaaaatcagaggcagacatatctcttgaagtgggtacatctgatgatttcccattagaattttcggtagacgaagaagcggagtaggagttacctgtggcggtagggtttttttttttcatttgatttgaaacaagtagaatgggtactcatagtacgaataggggaggagttcaaattacctgctaagatatcggcaaaggattttccgattgaaagattcgaacggctacccgatggattaaaattagtttgtgaatgagcatgattatgatcttcctggtgggtatgattcctaatcaagcgatcgttaactgaaaaatgagcattgttagatactctaccagggaaattccggaaacgaccgttatcgtaacggacgttactattcatctgcctggcacgagcctcaatgattCTCCTTAGCGAAGGACAATTCCagaaattggacttatgattgttCCCGCAATttgagcatatgaacttggtggtatcttccttcactggatagacgtccttggcgtgagaagaacctccgcaagtcttgcatttagcatccatgcaacaattgtttgtaccatgaccccacttttgacaccgacggcactgagtggggttccggtaatttcctccaggtttctggaaatgttcccatgtcacacggacatcgaacataaatttgcttttttctaaagctttaatattatttagttcttttttgttaaagtgtactaaataatattcttgagaaagccctttccgaacaatgccagattgtgTTCTCttcttcataatgattacttggactaggtaaaatccaagtaaatcatttattccatttttgatctcttcaggtgacttatagtcacttgagagacctttcaagacgactttgaacaaacgttcagttttgtcgtcataagttaaaaatgtgtgcttcttctgttcaagatgtttgaaaagaagttcgcgatctttaagagtgtctggcaaaacgcgacagtctcctttctttgcgatttggaaggaaattgattcccctaatggagttcaagatctccggcggcactctttgcttcctcactagAATCAAAAAGGCTGCTTCGATtcagtgttcggaaaatttgtctagagcatcgaactgattgctcatttcgatgcaattatcaacattatccatttaatccttggaaaaaagttcgcattccggagaaatgtCCTTTCATCCATTCTtgtcacgtttagtgacagttttgaatcccacttttttggaaggaagttgtgaattcaaagattcacccttccttttgtttgtggttgcaaccatgtttagtgaataaacgaaagaagacgagacctcctaagaggtgtTTTcctaagacggtgtccaagaaggattaccaccgctagccttcgccaacgggtccaacgaaaaatctaaGGCAAGGGtctaaacaaggatcgtaaagggatcaatagtagaaaaaatagtactgaaaagtactgttttagtagcactgaaaagtactgttttattgctttaggtagttttcaaaaaatttccaagagcagagaaaattcgtgtacgcacTAGAAGCATTAACACACGTTGGCGTCTTTTATAAAAATCGTTCTTTGCATGATTGAGACAGATAAGATTTTTTATCTGTGTAATGTTTTCACAACTTAACTTTTAATATTCCTATATAATCTAATACCTCTTTATTTTAACCCTTTttttcttctgtcgggtgtgggatcactgcgtccatttgttaggactattgtgataaCCTTGAATTTTAAACCTTGAAGTAACGTTCAAGGTCGCACGTAAGTTGTCAAGAttagagggattccaataaattggtcaaatgAAGTCAAGTAGGGTAGTCTACTTGACGATTATCGGCAATTGGAATCAAAAGCCAAATCCACAGTATTTTTATATCAGCTTCTCGCTGACGAGATTTTCGAGACTGAACAAATTTAGCCCGAAGCATCgaagcagttgttatgggaaaggcTTCCGATAATAGTCAGATGTTTGAAGCGTTGTAAAAATGCTTCCAAAAAGCTTTAACCAAATCTGTCAGTGTGAATTGATAGAGGACTGAGCAGCGCATAGAGAGAGGTTAATAGACtaacacgtaatttgtctgcttaTGTCTATGtcagagaaaattacaaaagaagcgcggcatcgagTTACACTGCCGAAAATACGTAAATTCATGCtatcatgctagataaaaaatacTTCCAATATTTACATGGAGAATATTTAAACCAATTGGCAAATTCCATTTAGAATTGCCATTTGCCCGATAATATTCGATTAAGATAAAATTTTAGACATCTTTTTGGTACGGTAGAATAGAATCACTGTGactgtttttggtatggtacaaAAGATCGATTTTACTCAAGAATACCTTCTGAAAATGGGTCTGGAATTTTTGCTTATTTGAACAATTCGGAttccaaaactgttgattttagagcaAAATATTCCATGGATAAGATGAAATGCacaaagttgtttttttaaattttttatcatgaagaggtacaaaaataaaaattcaatttgtaaTTACATATTATATCATATAACTAGGTAAACTCAATTCACCTAAAACAAATCTGAACagcgaaaacaaataaaatgtaatttgtaataataatttaattgaGTTCAACCTAATTTGGATGATAGTGCTTCCTAACACAAAACGCCTAGATGTAATAACATGGTCATAAGTATGATTCATTACCTGCAAAATTGAACCCACATCCTGGTTGCACAACTCCTCCGTTGGGATAAAAATCTGCCGTACCAATTGGTTCCAAAAAACCCAGGTATCCACCACTGGTATGAATCACTTCCACGTACTGTGCATCGTCTCTAAACACTCTACTGTTCTGGTCCCAAAAGGAAACCAACGGATATGCAGGATCCAACGCCACAATCGTAGAGATTCTTCCTCCTCCGACAGCTTTACCGCTTATTCCCGCGACGTGAGCCCCCAAACTGTGTCCTACCACGTACACGTCCTCTAATGCTAGACCCTTGTTCATCTTCAAGTTCAGCAGCATACGAGCAACAGTTTTCCCCACTTCAGTCGTGCAATAAGCAGCAGCAATGTAGTTCAACTTCCCAGCACAACTTGACCAATCCACAACGATCACATTGTAGTCCCAATTCTTCAGATAAGTCCGCCGAACTTCCACATTGAACGGTGAATCCCGATTATTTAACCACCCGTGGACAACAACTCGCGTAGGTCGCGAAGAATTGAACACAGCATCATTAACGTTCTCCAGTTCACTTAATCGATACGTAGATCCAGTGGCGTTGCACCGCGAATAGAAGACAAATAACACATCCGTTTGCTTGGAACCCTTAGCGTGCGATTGTGCTTCCACCACGGATCGATGAACCCAAGTCATTTCCCACGAACTATTGGGGATTTCAATCCATTCAGCAAGCTCTTCGGTAGCATTGAAGCGGATTATCGGAGATGCACACACTGGTCCCAGCAGCATGAGAAGATACATCCAAGAATTCCGGTGCAACATTTTTTTCGGCATCCAACAGCACTAGGGTTGAACTGAGTACAGAATGACAGCAGTCCAGCAATTGGGCGGCAATTATAAATACCCTTCATCTCAGATACGGAAGGTGAAGTTCAGCGTGATAAGATAAGAGCACCCAGTGAGTAATTTGGAAATTCGGTGATGACGGGATAAG
It contains:
- the LOC110679382 gene encoding phospholipase A1-like, which produces MPKKMLHRNSWMYLLMLLGPVCASPIIRFNATEELAEWIEIPNSSWEMTWVHRSVVEAQSHAKGSKQTDVLFVFYSRCNATGSTYRLSELENVNDAVFNSSRPTRVVVHGWLNNRDSPFNVEVRRTYLKNWDYNVIVVDWSSCAGKLNYIAAAYCTTEVGKTVARMLLNLKMNKGLALEDVYVVGHSLGAHVAGISGKAVGGGRISTIVALDPAYPLVSFWDQNSRVFRDDAQYVEVIHTSGGYLGFLEPIGTADFYPNGGVVQPGCGFNFAGICSHSRSWELFVESLLEPEERLMAKQILSLDNLQFGKDDTIRLAKMGGEPLNQKSDASGLYYMTTRDRSPYFDSNKPN